One genomic region from Vibrio sp. STUT-A11 encodes:
- a CDS encoding fructose-6-phosphate aldolase, whose amino-acid sequence MIELYLDTADVAEVTRFNQCLPLKGVTTNPSILAKSQQGLNETLKSMQQALGGSPRFHAQVVSTTVEGMVEEARQINELPYDMVVKVPATETGLAAIRLMKQEGIQVLATAIYSAQQGFLAALCGADYLAPYVNRIDAMNGNGVEVVADLQLLLDHNQLPAKILAASFKNTQQAMEVMMLGIEAITLPVDVAAQMFAHPAVQPAVDQFDKDWKSAFGDKLSFES is encoded by the coding sequence ATGATTGAACTCTATTTAGATACAGCTGACGTGGCAGAAGTAACACGCTTTAACCAATGCCTGCCGTTAAAAGGCGTGACCACAAACCCAAGTATTCTGGCGAAATCACAACAGGGGCTAAATGAAACCCTAAAAAGCATGCAACAAGCTCTGGGTGGGTCTCCTCGCTTCCATGCGCAAGTCGTTAGTACAACGGTGGAAGGAATGGTTGAGGAAGCTCGTCAAATTAATGAATTGCCTTACGACATGGTTGTTAAAGTACCAGCGACAGAGACAGGACTAGCGGCGATTAGATTAATGAAGCAAGAGGGAATTCAGGTACTGGCGACGGCTATTTACTCCGCACAGCAAGGTTTTCTCGCCGCACTTTGCGGTGCAGATTACTTAGCCCCATACGTGAACCGTATTGATGCAATGAATGGTAATGGTGTGGAAGTCGTTGCCGACCTGCAATTATTGCTCGATCACAACCAACTTCCGGCAAAAATTTTAGCGGCAAGCTTCAAAAACACACAACAAGCAATGGAAGTGATGATGCTAGGTATCGAGGCGATCACACTGCCAGTGGATGTGGCGGCGCAGATGTTTGCTCACCCTGCCGTTCAGCCCGCGGTCGATCAGTTTGATAAAGACTGGAAATCGGCGTTTGGTGATAAACTTTCATTTGAAAGCTGA
- a CDS encoding oxidoreductase translates to MTFSPIKTAVIGYGFSAKTFHIPFVSALDEFDLVAISTSNGEAVATDWPTAQHYASASDLLSSSDAELVIITAPNDVHFYLAKQALKNGKHVIIEKPFVTNVSDGEALIALAKEKGLILSVYHNRRWDGDFLTVKKLIEEKRIGELRHFESHFDRFRPEVRQRWREQATDGGGILFDLGSHLIDQALELFGLPDAISAECKMMREGSTNVDYFDVVMHYPNHLAIVHGDLFSAGPNKRFTLKGTKGSYEKLGLDPQEPRLIEGTLPTDPSWADEDPDNNGRLYSTDHIETIDTETGGYQHYFLKMADAIRNNTAPPVSAEDALWNIKLIELAMESSRLGQKLPIKNV, encoded by the coding sequence ATGACTTTTTCACCAATAAAAACCGCTGTAATCGGATATGGATTTTCAGCAAAAACCTTCCATATCCCATTCGTTAGCGCATTAGATGAATTTGATCTTGTCGCGATCAGCACCAGTAATGGAGAAGCGGTAGCCACAGACTGGCCAACTGCACAGCATTATGCTTCGGCGTCGGATTTACTCTCAAGTTCGGATGCAGAACTGGTCATCATTACAGCACCAAACGATGTCCACTTTTATCTCGCCAAGCAAGCCCTTAAAAATGGCAAACACGTGATCATCGAAAAGCCTTTTGTCACCAATGTGTCGGATGGTGAAGCACTTATTGCGCTGGCGAAAGAAAAAGGCCTCATTCTAAGTGTTTATCATAACCGTCGTTGGGATGGTGACTTCTTAACCGTTAAAAAATTAATAGAAGAAAAACGCATTGGCGAGCTCAGACATTTTGAATCTCACTTTGACCGTTTCCGACCAGAGGTTCGTCAGCGCTGGCGTGAACAGGCGACAGATGGTGGTGGCATTTTGTTTGACCTTGGCTCGCATTTAATTGATCAAGCACTTGAGCTTTTCGGTCTTCCTGATGCGATCAGCGCTGAATGTAAGATGATGCGTGAAGGCTCGACCAACGTTGATTATTTTGATGTTGTTATGCACTACCCTAACCATTTGGCCATCGTTCACGGCGATCTATTCAGTGCCGGGCCGAATAAACGTTTTACTCTTAAAGGTACAAAGGGCAGCTACGAGAAGCTAGGTCTGGACCCTCAGGAGCCACGTTTAATTGAAGGTACTCTTCCGACCGATCCAAGTTGGGCAGATGAAGATCCTGACAACAATGGTCGACTATACTCCACAGATCATATTGAAACGATTGACACAGAAACCGGTGGTTATCAGCATTATTTCCTTAAAATGGCGGACGCAATTCGCAATAACACCGCTCCACCGGTTAGCGCTGAAGATGCTTTGTGGAACATCAAGCTGATTGAACTGGCAATGGAAAGCAGTCGCTTGGGTCAAAAATTACCAATAAAGAATGTGTGA
- a CDS encoding heme-degrading domain-containing protein, with protein MSKDILSELLDQEADLQLDHFNHGTAWELGCALKSAADERSATIFIEVYAFEQVLFSYAMEGSTKDKQDWAKRKRQSVLRFGHSSHYLGHYNASKQRDFDSQPHIDAREYCAHGGAFPIRIKGSGLVGVITVSGLPSEEDHNMVIEVLRAHIQPSQP; from the coding sequence ATGAGCAAAGACATTTTATCAGAGCTATTAGATCAAGAAGCGGACTTACAGTTAGATCATTTTAATCATGGCACTGCATGGGAACTCGGCTGCGCATTGAAATCGGCGGCGGACGAACGATCTGCTACCATTTTTATCGAAGTGTACGCGTTCGAGCAAGTGCTGTTTAGCTACGCAATGGAAGGCAGCACTAAAGACAAACAAGACTGGGCAAAGCGCAAGCGCCAATCTGTTCTGCGCTTTGGTCACAGCTCTCATTATCTTGGTCATTACAATGCATCTAAGCAACGTGACTTTGACAGTCAGCCTCATATCGATGCGAGAGAATACTGTGCCCATGGAGGTGCCTTTCCAATCCGTATCAAAGGAAGTGGACTTGTTGGTGTGATCACTGTGTCTGGATTACCGTCAGAAGAAGACCATAACATGGTGATTGAGGTGCTGAGAGCACATATACAGCCTTCGCAACCATAA
- a CDS encoding DeoR/GlpR family DNA-binding transcription regulator: MTQEERLIEIEDHIKSHGKITIDEICHQYDISYDSARRDLVKLANHPGILRIRGGAILDDKKVTVSYNQRSKSNPIKQKLAAFGASLVKEHDIVFLDAGTTCAALAHYLEEPCSMITNSLEALGELRDKSGIKKCVLGGTFDDFSHAILGDMTTQQIRKYQANKAFIGVSALSESGITTDLETDANLKLAMASQSTQVICIAEDSKFNSQLMFQSCSWSDIDFVVTNRRPPENIARKMEDHGVELIVVD; this comes from the coding sequence ATGACGCAAGAAGAACGTTTGATTGAGATAGAAGATCATATAAAAAGCCATGGTAAAATCACCATAGATGAGATTTGCCACCAGTATGACATTTCTTACGATTCTGCGCGGCGAGATCTGGTGAAACTCGCCAACCATCCAGGCATATTACGCATTCGGGGCGGCGCAATTCTAGACGATAAAAAGGTTACCGTTTCGTATAATCAGAGATCCAAATCGAATCCGATCAAACAAAAGCTTGCTGCATTTGGGGCATCACTTGTCAAAGAGCACGACATCGTATTTTTAGACGCTGGCACCACTTGCGCCGCACTTGCTCATTATCTCGAAGAACCTTGCAGCATGATAACAAACTCACTTGAGGCTCTAGGCGAGCTGCGTGATAAGTCTGGTATTAAAAAGTGTGTGCTTGGTGGGACGTTTGATGACTTTTCTCACGCCATACTTGGCGATATGACCACTCAACAGATCAGAAAATATCAGGCAAACAAAGCTTTTATTGGTGTGAGTGCTTTATCTGAGTCGGGTATAACGACGGATTTAGAAACCGATGCCAATCTAAAGCTGGCCATGGCGAGCCAATCAACTCAGGTTATCTGTATCGCTGAAGATAGTAAGTTTAATTCCCAACTGATGTTCCAATCCTGTTCATGGTCAGACATCGATTTTGTCGTTACCAACCGTCGTCCTCCTGAGAATATTGCCAGGAAAATGGAAGATCATGGTGTCGAGCTTATTGTCGTTGATTGA